The DNA region TATTTTGTCGCTCCTCCCTATCTGGAATTGTAGCGACTTGTTCAGCCACTTGTGCCAGTAAAGTTTGTGGCGAGTCAGTTCGCGTCAAACTTGCTAAAGGTAACAGCGCCGGATTAGCCAAAAATAGTGTTGAATCTTGCTCCCAAAGACGAACAACCTGATATTGGTGAATTGTCGTGTTGTCCCGATATTCTTCAGTAAAAACGATTTCGTTAGTAGTTTCTTGCAAAAAGATTAGCACTTGCACTACAGGACAACGGTACTGACGCTTCAACCTCACAGAATAATCGAGCATCGGAAATTAAGCGCCGGATTAGATTTCGCCAAAGTTTGAAATTCAATGTGCAAAATTTGGTTAGCTGCTTGTAGAAATGTCACAGAATCCGCGCGAATTGGTTCAAGCGTGAGTTCCGTTTTTAATACTTCAATTTCTTGCACCTCTACCCCAAGTAACCAACGCACAAAATCAGTAGGGTACTGTTCAGCTAAATATTTACAAGCGTTGTCGTAACTCACTTTTCTTCTCCTGACACAAAAAAACAGCCACCTCCACAACGGAAGCAGCTGTTTTACAAATTATGTAACTACAAAGTATTAGTAATCGAAGTCGCCACCACCAGCACCAGCGCCAGCAGGAGCACTATCTTTAGGCTCAGGCTTGTCAACTATAATACATTCGGTTGTCAACACCATACCAGCGATGGAAGCAGCGTTTTGCAGAGCAGAACGAGTCACCTTAGCAGGGTCAACAATACCAGCAGCTAACAAATCAACAAACTCGTTGGTTGCAGCGTTGTAGCCAATGTTGAAATCTTTCTCTTTGACGCGTTCAGCAATAACAGCACCATTCTGACCAGCGTTTTCAGCAATCCGCTTCAGAGGTGCGGGTAAGGCACGAACCACAATCAAAGCACCAATCAACTCTTCATCCTTAAGGTTGCTCTTTGCCCACTCTTCCAATTCAGGAGCAAGGTGAGCCAGAGTTGTACCACCGCCGGGAACAATACCTTCTTCCACAGCAGCTTTGGTAGCGTTGATAGCGTCTTCTAAGCGCAACTTCTTGTCTTTCATTTCGGTTTCGGTCGCTGCACCCACTTTCACTACAGCGACACCACCAGAGAGTTTAGCAAGACGCTCTTGTAATTTCTCTTTGTCGTAAGAAGATTCGGTTTCATCGATTTGACGACGAATCTGTTCTACACGGGCCTTAACAGCAGCTTCGTTACCTTCGGCAACAATTGTGGTGCTGTCCTTGGTAATGGTGATCCGGCGAGCTTTACCCAGGCTGTCCAGCTTGGTATTATCTAGCTTCAAACCAGCATCTTCGGTAATTAGTTGACCACCAGTTAAAACGGCGATATCTTCTAGTAGTGCTTTGCGGCGATCGCCAAAGCCAGGAGCCTTAACAGCAGCCACGTTGAGTACACCGCGCAAACGGTTTACTACTAAGGTTGCCAAAGCTTCTTTTTCAATATCTTCGGCGATAATCACCAAAGGACGACCAGCACGAGCTACTTGCTCTAACACTGGTACAAGGTCTTGTACCAAAGCGATTTTCTTATCGGTCAGCAGTATGAAAGGCTCATCAAAAACCGCTTCCATCCGCTCAGGGTCAGTAGCGAAATAAGGAGAGATGTAGCCTTTGTCAAAGCGCATCCCTTCAGTGATTTCCAACTCGGTGAACATAGATTTCCCTTCTTCTAGGGAAATTACGCCTTCCTTGCCCACCTTGTCCATTGCTTGGGCAATCATTTGACCAACTTCTTCGTCATTACCAGCCGAGATCGCACCAACTTGGGCAATGGCTTTGGAATCTTCCACTGGACGGGCGTGTTCAGCAATTTTTTCTACGAGGAAGCCAGTAGCTTTGTCAATACCGCGCTTCAGAGAAATTGCGTTAGCACCAGCTGCAACGTTCCGCAAGCCTTCTTTGACGATCGCATGAGCTAAAACGGTAGCAGTGGTAGTACCATCGCCCGCAGCATCATTGGTCTTAGAAGCAGCTTGACGAATCAGAGCTACACCAGTGTTTTCAATGTGGTCTTCTAATTCGATTTCTTTGGCGATCGTTACACCGTCATTAACAATTTGCGGTGCGCCAAATTTCTTTTCTAGGACTACGTTACGACCTTTGGGGCCAAGGGTAACAGCTACAGCCTCAGCCAGGATGTCAATGCCTCGTTCCAAGGCGCGACGGGCGTTTTCGTTGTAGATAATGCGCTTTGCCATAGGTGTCTAAATTCCGGGAGTAAGTCAAGTTTTTGTTGAATTAGGCATTGGGTATTGGGCATTGGGCATCAGGAAAACTCTTTCCTATTCCCCATTCCCCACTCCCCACTAGATAACAACTGCTAAAATATCTTTTTCAGAAAGCAGTACATATTCTTCGGTGCCGAGTTTGATGTCAGTGCCAGCGTACTTCGAGTACAGCACCTTATCGCCGACTTTGATTTCCAATTCCTGACGGTTTCCGTCGTCATTACGCTTGCCAGGGCCAAGAGCCACTACTTCCCCTACCTGGGGCTTTTCTTTGGCGGTATCGGGCAAATACAGACCACCTGCGGTCTTCTCCTCAGAGGCGTTCACTTTTACGAAAACGCGATCGCCTAAAGGTTTAACTGTAGAAACGCTTAGAGATAAAGCTGCCATATTATTTCTTTCCTTTAGAGATTAGCACTCTCAACTCCTGAGTGCTAATTTACCGAAAAGTAGCGTCCAATGGCAAGAATTCTTTGAGTACGGGTTCCCGAACTAGAAGCTCAAAGATGTACTTAAGTATAAATGCTTAATTATTTATACCTTTCGGGTTTTGTTCGGTAAGTTACGAAGAGAGTAGGGAGCGGAGAGTTAGGTAGCGCTGACCAGACAATTGCTAGCTGCTGCTCAAAACGAGCTAGTCTGGAATCTTGGGAATACTTAAAAAAGCGACTTAAAGAGTTAAAATTTGATGAGCCGCAACAGAGTTATTCCATTTGCGTCTATAGAACTAAAAGCCAACTGCTTGCGCGTTTGTTGTTCTGGACTCATAATGGTGGTTTACACTGATGGTGTCTGATATCGCCAAGCAAGACCGGAAGTTATTGAGCGGATCATCCAAGAACACTTAATAGGCAATAAGGTGGTAGAAGAATATACATTTTTAACCCATCCTTTGCCAGAAACTTCCCTAGTTTCTTGTGAACACCTCATAGAGGCTTAAAAATCGAAGGATATGGTACAGCAGTAAGCTTTAAGAAAGTGCGGGTTGGTTTTGAGGTAGGGTCATCTTTAAGCCAATACTTACTTGTGAGTCAGAAGGATTATTATTTAATCAGTGTTTTTTCGCCCGTCACTTTCAATGCGATATATAATAGCGCATTATAGATACTACTGCTATACGTATCCTTGCTGGACTTTTGCTATCTAGCTACTAGTCTCTTGAAAGTGCTCGGCATTTTTGAGGTTTCGAGACAGCAAAGGCAAGTTAAGTAGGAAAAAGGACAACATCTCGAAATAACCCACGATAGAGGATAAATATTCAAGACTTTGATGGACCGAAGCGCGACAAGTGCCACTGCTATGAAAGAGCCCAGCATGAAAGATCACAAACGACTTCTATTGATTGATGATGACCCTAACCTCATCTTGCTGGTGAAGGATTACTTAGAATTCCGGGG from Nostoc commune NIES-4072 includes:
- the groL gene encoding chaperonin GroEL (60 kDa chaperone family; promotes refolding of misfolded polypeptides especially under stressful conditions; forms two stacked rings of heptamers to form a barrel-shaped 14mer; ends can be capped by GroES; misfolded proteins enter the barrel where they are refolded when GroES binds) — encoded protein: MAKRIIYNENARRALERGIDILAEAVAVTLGPKGRNVVLEKKFGAPQIVNDGVTIAKEIELEDHIENTGVALIRQAASKTNDAAGDGTTTATVLAHAIVKEGLRNVAAGANAISLKRGIDKATGFLVEKIAEHARPVEDSKAIAQVGAISAGNDEEVGQMIAQAMDKVGKEGVISLEEGKSMFTELEITEGMRFDKGYISPYFATDPERMEAVFDEPFILLTDKKIALVQDLVPVLEQVARAGRPLVIIAEDIEKEALATLVVNRLRGVLNVAAVKAPGFGDRRKALLEDIAVLTGGQLITEDAGLKLDNTKLDSLGKARRITITKDSTTIVAEGNEAAVKARVEQIRRQIDETESSYDKEKLQERLAKLSGGVAVVKVGAATETEMKDKKLRLEDAINATKAAVEEGIVPGGGTTLAHLAPELEEWAKSNLKDEELIGALIVVRALPAPLKRIAENAGQNGAVIAERVKEKDFNIGYNAATNEFVDLLAAGIVDPAKVTRSALQNAASIAGMVLTTECIIVDKPEPKDSAPAGAGAGGGDFDY
- the groES gene encoding co-chaperone GroES yields the protein MAALSLSVSTVKPLGDRVFVKVNASEEKTAGGLYLPDTAKEKPQVGEVVALGPGKRNDDGNRQELEIKVGDKVLYSKYAGTDIKLGTEEYVLLSEKDILAVVI